The Esox lucius isolate fEsoLuc1 chromosome 20, fEsoLuc1.pri, whole genome shotgun sequence region TTTGTTTAACATAATGTAATCTAAGTTTTTAACTCTTCCAAGTAGCCATCTTTTGTAGATCTATTGGAAATCCAATACTGTCTGGAAGGTTCTTTCCAACACTGTTGCAGAGGTTCCCACATGTGTTGCACTAGTAGGATGTTTTGCTTCCACACTACagcccagttcatcccaaaccagctgGATGGGCTTTAAGTCTAGAGACTGGGCTGGGCATTCCAGGATTTGAAACCTACcttcttgttcttttcttctatggttctgacatagcctggaggtgtgttattggtcattatcttgctgtatgatgaacccctgaccaactATGCATACACCAGAGAGTAttgcatggtgttgcaaaatgctgtggtagctgTTTTGGGTCAGAGTACCAATCACTCTGTCCAAGTTGTTGACTCTGGATCCAgcaaaagagccccagaccatcacactaCCTCTTTAATGTTTGACAGCTGgtgtcacacactgaggaaccatcCTTTTGCCGACTCGACAGCATACAAAAACCCAAACTTTGATTAAATTTGAATTGATCAGTCCATAAGACCTCATTCCAGTCTTCAGTAGTCCACAGGTGGTGCTTCGTGGCCCAGGCCAGCCTTTTTTCTTATCTTGCCAActtagcaatggctttcttactgccactggacctgtcaaacctgcagttcaaagtcttctcttcacagttAAAACTGAGACTTGCTTACTTCGACCAGTGTTAAACTGTGAAGTTGATGTCCTGTGAGTCGCCTATCATGCAAGCTTTGACTCTCAGAAATTTGACATCTGATTCAGTAGTGGCTTTGGATCTGCCAGACCTCTTCCTGACATTATTTTAGCAATATACTACTTCatgcagtacaatactgtccaaataatgcttaagaggGGTATAATAACACGGTCTGTTCCAAGACCATTTTCAACAGAAGTTGGGACACctgtaggaattgttagcatcaacgttcaaggcttaatttacttccattgctgcAGAACGGCTATAAGTTGTAACTAGGGATGCAAAGGTGCACGGTATGTTATTGACCTGTTCAGTATGCCGCCTACGGTTCAATACGCACATGTGAACAGCAGAGTTACAATATGCAGGTCATTTTCCTATaatggtggagagtgcctgcctcaagtggaggagtttaagtatctaggggtcttgttcacgagtgagggaaggatggaacgggagattgacagacggatcggtgcagcttctgcagtaatgcagtcgatgtatcggtctgtcgtggtgaagaaagagctgagccgcaaggcgaagctctcgatttaccagtcaatctacgttcctactctcacctatggtcatgagctttgggtcatgaccgaaaggacaagatcccggatacaggcggccgaaatgagttttctccgcagggtggctgggcgatcccttagagatagggtgagaagctcggtcacccgggaggagctcagagtagagccactgctcctccacatcgagaggggtcagctgaggtggcttgggcatctttttcggatgcctccggaacgccttcctgggaaggtgttccggtcccgtcccaccgggaggagaccccggggaagacctaggacacgctggagggactatgtctcccggctggcctgggaacgcctcggtgtccccccggaagagctagaggaagtgtctggggagagggaagtctgggcatccctgcttagactgctgcccccgcgacccggccccggataagcggaagaagatggatggatggatggattttccTATAATTCCCAAAACATGCTTATTGCTCTGCAGACTACACACTCATTGTAGACAGAcattcctcttcagctttctaacggacgcctgaaggttttgtgccaaaattggctggtatttggaactgttcataattccctccaccctgactaaggcccggttccaggtgaagaaaaacagccccaaagcctgatgctcccaccaccatgcttcactgggggtatggtgttctttgggtgatgtgcagtgttgtttttgcgccaaacataccttttggaattatggccaaaagatcaaccttggtttcatcagaccatagcacattttcccacgtgcgtttgggggatttgatgtttgtttttgcaaacttcatccaggcttggatgtttttctttgtaagaaaaggcttccgtcttgacccctacctcatagcccatttatatgaagaatatgggggATTATTGTcaaatgtagcacacagccagtacttgtcaGCTGTTTACCACTTACCTTTCTACCATTTCAGGTCATTCACTGGACTTATCAGAActgcttaaatttttttttaaactggaaacattttgttattttaaaacatttgactaGTATTATATATAACTGAAGAACTCCATGATTCTAGCGAACAGTCACTAAGTAAATGGGATGTaaagtggggcaaaaaagtatttagtcagccaccaattgtgcaagttcccccacttaaaaatatgagagaggcctgtaattttcatcataggttcacttcaactatgagagacaaaacgacaaaataaaatccagaaaatcacatttaagATTTcgaatgaatttattggtaaattatggtggaaaataagtattttcaaTAAGCATTAGCAAACATGCTAACACAGCATGGTAAGGACTAATTTGCTAGTAGTGAACCcatattttataaaattaatAGGCAATCCAACTTTTTCGTACAAACTTACACGCATTTGTAATTTGGCCTATTCTTTTTGCACTGAGTCGGATTTTTACTGCTACTTTGGTAACACATTCCTAAGCTTTAATAAAACTATAGTAAAATGTATGTCATTgagtacaaaaaagaaaaaagacccCTTggtagttattacattattggcgGCTTGTGATTTATTGCATACACAGTAATATATAAAAGACACTATTCATTAGGATACATGATTAGATTTTTTGTCATCTGATTGTTTTATATCACAATATCACCAAATCTGTAGAGCTAAACGCGGCGCTACAGACATTTAATCACATTTGGCTGAGCAGGAAGCCACTGAAGGTTGTGAGGTTGATGGAGTCCCATACATGTGCGTTTGCCTTGAGACGCATGTAGACCCGGTCCCCAACCTCCAGATGGATGATGACAGCATTTCCTCCGTTGTCGGCGCCATCATGGTCAGACTTGTGGTCATATGAACTGGCCATCAGCTCTTCATTCTTAAATAGGGAAATGTATTTGATCTGATTTCCTCCCGCATGGTAGAAGAAGATGAAGTGGTAGACCCCTTGAACAGGAGCAACAAATACACCTGTGCTTGGGTTGTAGGCACTGCCGATGTTAGTGATTACAGTTTTGTAGATCAGGGTGGTGTCATGGTCGAATGGCCCAGTGTGACCAGTCCCTCCTAGGGCAGccgaaaaaaacacattggttcTCTCCTTATTCTTCATTTCCTCAATTTTGGTTTCCATGGCTGCCAGTCTTTCCACTGTAGTGCGTAGTTTCTCCTCCATGGCACCAAAGTCTTTTAGAAGCTTCCATGTGTCAGGATTGAATGAGCCAACTGATGTCTgttcattataatttttaatCTTCTGAATATCGTCTTGTGCCACATACAGACTGTAGAAGCACAGTGATACCAACAGAAAGGCAGTAGCCTTCATCTTCTCTGGATTCAGTTTCCTGTTTTGGAGTTTGCGGTGTCTTGTCTTTTTATACAgcgtggagggagacagaattTCAGATACCCCTTGTACTGTACTGCCCATGATTtcacaattatttatttcaacatGAAGCTGCGCAACATGTTCCCTGTCAGCTGTAATCTGTGTACAGAGCCTTTGGAAACTATACAGACCTTTTCACATTCCATACATTCTTCACATTTACATATTGGTCAGTTAGTTTGCACCTTCGTATCTTACagtagtgaatacattttaaaaaagctaggtgaaacaaccacaaagCTTAGTGAGTGCATTTCAATCAATGGATTAGTGTTACAAGTATCTCCactcaagctctgtcaaattCAATGGTGAGCCTCAGTTAACACTTGGCCTCATGACTGGCCTCATGACTGGCCTCATAACTGGCTTCATGACTGGCTTCATGACTGCCTTCATGACTGGCTTCAAGACTGGCCTCATAACTGGCTTCATGACTGGCTTCATGACTGGCCTGGCCCGTCAAGGACAATCGCATCCCCAAGCCCCcccaacattttcttttcaaatatgCCTTGATGGACTTTCTGAGaattaacttttttctttcaaattacaaatctttgtaaaccctagaaatggttgtgcgtgaaaatcctagtaactgagcagattgtgaaatactcagaccggcccgtctggcaccaacaaccatgccacgctcaaaattgcttaaatcacctttctttcccattctgacattcagtttggagttcaggagattgtcttgaccaggaccacacccctaaatgccttgaagcaactgccatgtgataggttgattagataattgcattaatgagaaactgaacaggtgttcctaataatcctttaggtgagtgtatgtctatTACCCTAACGCTACTTGAACTGTAACTGTGCTTAAACTGTGTTTTCTCTAAAATACGTTTGAAGTGTATAGTAGAACTTGCTGTTATATACTATGTAAAGTGAGAATGACTGTTACACTTCTTGTTTTGTTGTCCGATAATCTTCCATTTACAACCCAACAGGGCCACTTTGAGACAAATCTATGAAACCCTGATCAGAATATCCATACAATGTTGACTGTTTGTGACTGCACTCAACACGCAACCACGCCAAAATAAACATGCAACCACGCCATAATAAACATGCAACCACGCCAAAATAAACATGCAACCACGCCAAAATAAACATGCAaccacaccaaaaaaaaaataggtaacattttgggaCTTGGCAACTACaaacttttaataaattggcaaCTACACACTTGTTTCTATAGTTTGAAACCAGATCAAACAATTCTACTATGGAATTAGTTATTTATCCTGTAAGTTAACCTTCAAAGTGTTCAATTCATTCTAAATTAACCATCCCTTacctctgtgtaaaatataaaagcttgggagttgagactattGCTTTGGATCATTCAAACAGATTGAAATCCCATTTCCAATACACCACAGTCCTCCCTGGAAATTCTTAACtctgttctttttattttacaaagaaaaaaaacatttgttcaatAACACTGTAACCATCGCTGTAACCCCCCATTTATAATGTTGCAGTCATACCTTGTAATTACAAAGTCAGTTTGTCTGGAGGTCTTCTTGCCCTTTTTGGCCTCTGGCTGTAGTCTCGGCCCTCAGTATCACAGCCTGACACACTCTGGCTGTAGTCTCGGCCCTCAGTCTCACAGCCTGACACACTCTGGCTGTAGTCTCGGCCCTCAGTCTCACAGCCTGACACACTCTGGCTGTAGTCTCGGCCCTCAGTCTCACAGCCTGACACACTCTGGCTGTAGTCTCGGCCCTCAGTCTCACAGCCTGACACACTCTGGCTGTAGTCTCGGCCCTCAGTCTCACAGCCTGACACACTCTGGCTGTAGTCTCGGCCCTCAGTCTCACAGCCTGACACACTCTGGCTGTAGTCTCGGCCCTCAGTCTCACAGCCTGACACACTCTGGCTGTAGTCTCGGCCCTCAGTCTCACAGCCTGACACACTCTGGCTGTAGTCTCGGCCCTCAGTCTCACAGCCTGACACACTCTGGCTGTAGTCTCGGCCCTCAGTCTCACAGCCTGACACACTCTGGCTGTAGTCTCGGCCCTCAGTCTCACAGCCTGACACACTCTGGCTGTAGTCTCGGCCCTCAGTCTCACAGCCTGACACACTCTGGCTGTAGTCTCGGCCCTCAGTCTCACAGCCTGACACACTCTGGCTGTAGTCTCGGCCCTCAGTCTCACAGCCTGACACACTCTGGCTGTAGTCTCGGCCCTCAGTCTCACAGCCTGACACACTCTGGCTGTAGTCTCGGCCCTCAGTCTCACAGCCTGACACACTCTGGCTGTAGTCTCGGCCCTCAGTCTCACAGCCTGACACACTCTGGCTGTAGTCTCGGCCCTCAGTCTCACAGCCTGACACACTCTGGCTGTAGACTCGGCCCTCAGTATCACAGCCTGACACACTCTGGCTGTAGTCTCGGCCCTCAGTCTCATGGCCTGACACACTCTGGCTGTAGACTCAGCATAAAAATCTGGTTTAACCAGGGACAACCTGGTCCCAACTTGCTACATGAGGCGTGCTCCTACAGGCGCGAGGCGTGCTCCTACAGGCGCGAGGCGTGCTCCTACAGGCGCGAGGCGTGCTCCTACAGGCGCGAGGCGTGCTCCTACAGGCGCGAGGCGTGCTCCTACAGGCGCGAGGCGTGCTCCTACAGGCGCGAGGCGTGCTCCTACAGGCGCGAGGCGTGCTCCTACAGGCGCGAGGCGTGCTCCTACAGGCGCGAGGAGTGCTCCTACAGGCGCGAGGCGTGCTCCTACAGGCGCGAGGCGTGCTCCTACAGGCGCGAGGCGTGCTCCTACAGGCGCGAGGCGTGCTCCTACAGGCGCGAGGCGTGCTCCTACAGGCGCGAGGCGTGCTCCTACAGGCGCGAGGCGTGCTCCTACAGGCGCGAGGCGTGCTCCTACAGGCGCGAGGCGTGTTCCTACAGGCGCGAGGCGTGTTCCTACAGGCGCGAGGCGTGTTCCTACAGGCACGAGGCGTGTTCCTACAGTTCCTATAATCTATATGATAATAACATCCAAACATTTCTATCACAGTGGGATTGCTCTCTAGACCATAGAGATATTCATGGAACTTCATTAAAAGATTCTTCCAACACCGTCCTTCTCTCCTTCACCTGTCATAGTTAGGGTGTGTGAAGCACATGCCATGGATCTTTCACTACCGTCTGGCATTCTATGTGAAAACCAAAAGTACAGGCAAGTCTGGATCATAGTGTACTAACTCCGAGGTGGAATACAGCAGCCTCTTCGTTTTCTCAAATGCCTGTTAACATTGATCCAACCACACCCAAGGTTTATCTTTCTGTAAGAGCTCTGTCTTGGTTTGGTGAGATTCTCCAGGAATTTGCCATAGTAGGTAAGTGAAGCTAGATATGCTCTGAGCTCTGTCACGTTTGTTGGCACGGGTACTTTAGCTATTGCCTCCGTCCTATCCTGCACTGGGTGTGGCCACTGCTCATCAATCCTATGGCCTAAGTAAGTGACACTTGAGTGAAAAAATGCTAACTTGTCCCTGTTAACCTTTAACCCATGTAGTCTCTTAAACACTGCTTCAAAATTCTGCAAATATTCCTCTGCTGATACAGGTAATTctattttcatattattattcgtAATGTCATTCTTTATTGGGCATTGGTGCAGAACCGCTTACTGACCgttgagtaattgcaaaatgctgtaatagtttttttactgaaaaaatcctacataGAGCATGCTTTAAATACAGTGGCAAAGGGCAAAGTTTATAACTTAGAAATTGCATGTTTTTTACCACTTTACCCAAATCGTACTGAACCATGACTTCTGCGTACTGTTACACCGCTACCAGATAAAGTATCAAACAGACCTAGATAGAGTATCAAACAGACCCAGATAGAGTATCAAACAGACCCAGACAGAGTATCAAACAGACCCAGATAGAGTATCAAACAGACCCAGATAGAGTATCAA contains the following coding sequences:
- the LOC105008584 gene encoding complement C1q-like protein 2, coding for MKATAFLLVSLCFYSLYVAQDDIQKIKNYNEQTSVGSFNPDTWKLLKDFGAMEEKLRTTVERLAAMETKIEEMKNKERTNVFFSAALGGTGHTGPFDHDTTLIYKTVITNIGSAYNPSTGVFVAPVQGVYHFIFFYHAGGNQIKYISLFKNEELMASSYDHKSDHDGADNGGNAVIIHLEVGDRVYMRLKANAHVWDSINLTTFSGFLLSQM